Proteins encoded by one window of Sphingosinicella sp. BN140058:
- a CDS encoding DUF1178 family protein: MIVFDLKCAPQGHVFEGWFGSSGDYEQQRARGLVSCPLCGSGEIGKAPMAPAVSAKSNARQPAPTSAPPAARADAPGLAMADPQAVKAMLAAAAAIQKSLLEKSESVGDRFADEARAIHLGDADARPIHGRATPEQAAALVDEGIPIAPLPFPVITPGEEN; this comes from the coding sequence GCGCCGCAGGGACACGTCTTCGAAGGCTGGTTCGGTTCCTCCGGCGATTACGAGCAGCAGCGCGCGCGTGGCCTGGTCTCGTGCCCGCTATGCGGATCGGGCGAGATCGGCAAGGCGCCGATGGCGCCCGCCGTGTCCGCCAAGTCGAACGCGCGCCAACCGGCGCCGACGTCCGCTCCGCCTGCAGCGCGCGCCGACGCTCCCGGCCTTGCGATGGCCGATCCGCAGGCGGTGAAGGCGATGCTCGCGGCGGCCGCCGCGATCCAGAAGAGCCTGCTGGAGAAAAGCGAGAGCGTCGGTGACCGCTTCGCCGACGAGGCACGCGCGATCCACCTCGGCGATGCCGACGCCCGGCCGATCCACGGCCGGGCGACGCCCGAGCAGGCGGCGGCATTGGTCGACGAGGGCATTCCGATCGCGCCCCTGCCATTTCCGGTGATCACGCCCGGCGAGGAGAATTGA
- the folE gene encoding GTP cyclohydrolase I FolE, whose translation MASGDNLNDGDLVRAAPRIEVPADVQEAVRTLIRWAGDDPAREGLLDTPLRVARAWKEYAKGYEEDPAHHLSRTFDEVGGYDEIVLLKDIPFQSHCEHHMAPIIGKASIAYLPHERVVGISKLARVLHGFARRLQVQERLTAQVADCVWDHLKPQGVAVVIEASHACMTARGVNTPGVMMTTSRMMGVFRQDERSRREVLALMGY comes from the coding sequence TTGGCGAGTGGCGACAATCTGAACGACGGCGATCTCGTCCGCGCGGCGCCAAGGATCGAGGTGCCGGCGGACGTTCAGGAGGCGGTGCGCACCCTGATCCGCTGGGCGGGGGACGACCCTGCCCGGGAAGGTCTGTTGGACACGCCGCTGCGGGTCGCGCGGGCGTGGAAGGAATATGCCAAGGGCTATGAGGAGGATCCGGCGCATCACCTCAGCCGTACCTTCGACGAGGTGGGCGGCTATGACGAGATCGTGCTGCTCAAGGACATCCCGTTCCAGTCGCATTGCGAGCACCATATGGCGCCGATCATCGGCAAGGCCTCGATTGCCTATCTGCCGCACGAGCGCGTGGTCGGCATCTCGAAGCTCGCACGCGTGCTGCACGGCTTCGCCCGCCGGCTGCAGGTCCAGGAGCGGCTGACCGCCCAGGTCGCCGATTGCGTCTGGGATCATCTGAAGCCTCAGGGGGTGGCGGTGGTGATTGAGGCGAGCCACGCCTGCATGACCGCACGCGGCGTCAACACACCCGGCGTGATGATGACGACCAGCCGGATGATGGGCGTGTTCCGCCAGGACGAACGCAGCCGCCGCGAAGTGCTGGCCTTGATGGGGTATTGA
- the yihA gene encoding ribosome biogenesis GTP-binding protein YihA/YsxC: protein MARKLFSGPIAFLKSAPALKFLPDPGVSEVAFAGRSNVGKSSLINRLTNRTGLARTSNTPGRTQELNFFDVGEPLRFRLVDMPGYGFAKAPKDIVRKWRFLVNDYLRGRAVLKRTYVLVDSRHGIKDVDRDIMKMLDEAAVSYQLVLTKADKVKATELAEVEAATSAEARKHVAAFPDVIATSSEGGMGIDRLRRAVLESVG from the coding sequence ATCGCCCGCAAGCTCTTCTCGGGGCCGATCGCCTTCTTGAAGTCGGCGCCGGCGCTCAAGTTCCTGCCCGATCCGGGGGTGTCGGAAGTCGCATTCGCCGGCCGCTCCAACGTCGGCAAGTCGTCGCTGATCAACCGGCTGACCAATCGCACCGGCCTTGCCCGCACCTCAAATACACCGGGGCGGACGCAGGAGCTCAATTTCTTCGACGTCGGCGAGCCGCTGCGATTTCGTCTCGTCGACATGCCCGGCTACGGCTTCGCTAAGGCGCCCAAGGACATCGTCCGGAAATGGCGTTTCCTGGTGAACGACTATTTGCGCGGCCGCGCCGTGCTGAAGCGCACCTACGTGCTGGTCGATAGCCGCCACGGCATCAAGGACGTCGATCGTGACATCATGAAGATGCTGGACGAGGCGGCGGTCAGCTACCAGCTGGTTCTCACCAAGGCCGACAAGGTCAAGGCCACCGAACTGGCCGAGGTGGAAGCCGCGACGTCGGCAGAAGCACGCAAGCACGTCGCCGCCTTCCCCGACGTCATCGCCACCTCGAGCGAAGGTGGCATGGGCATCGACCGCCTCCGCCGCGCGGTGCTGGAGAGCGTCGGCTAG